A genome region from Salvia splendens isolate huo1 chromosome 19, SspV2, whole genome shotgun sequence includes the following:
- the LOC121780352 gene encoding protein HOTHEAD-like produces the protein MTSAMLVSLGIFFLFASSFAEQAPYTSFAKDATSAPPLDYYDYIVIGGGTAGCALAATLSASAKVLLLERGGLPYDNPNVTQITGFAKSLLDTSPTSASQPFVSTDGVFNHRARVLGGGSAINAGFYTRASAEYVRGAGWDPQLARESYEWAERKVVHLPRVQQWQAAVRDGLLDAGVAPYNGATFEHLIGTKVGGSIFDEDGVRHTTADLLEYADPTKITVYLHATVHRILFSTPPGRKPKANGVFFKDSNGYNHRVYLKRGVANEIILSAGALGSPQLLMLSGIGPGPELRARGINVVLEQPLVGQGMSDNPTNMLLIPSSRPVEISLVQVVGISDVGSYIEAASGFIELSSIYDFIRDNLDVTNKTVEPFMIPSNQTIQQILQGSKAENTRLAVVLQKIMGPFSTGYMELESKDPDSNPRVTFNYFKDERDVTRCVGGMDILRKVVRSRAVSEFLFPFTSFESLQRFMLSLPINLRGKHVSSAYSMEQYCRDTVMTLWHYHGGCQVGRVVDSDYRVVGVDSLRVVDGSTFYYSPGTNPQATVMMLGRYMGQIILQDRNNKTI, from the exons ATGACTTCTGCAATGTTGGTTTCTCTTGGGATTTTCTTCCTCTTCGCTTCTTCATTTGCAGAACAAg CTCCATACACCTCCTTCGCCAAAGACGCCACCTCAGCTCCGCCGCTAGACTACTACGACTACATAGTCATCGGCGGTGGAACCGCCGGGTGTGCCCTGGCGGCGACGCTCTCAGCCTCGGCGAAAGTCCTCCTCCTCGAGAGGGGCGGCCTCCCCTACGACAACCCCAACGTCACCCAGATCACGGGGTTCGCCAAGTCGCTCCTCGACACATCGCCCACCTCGGCCTCGCAGCCGTTCGTCTCCACGGACGGAGTGTTCAACCACCGCGCCCGCGTGCTGGGCGGCGGGTCCGCCATCAATGCGGGGTTCTACACGCGGGCCAGCGCTGAGTACGTGCGCGGGGCCGGGTGGGACCCGCAGCTGGCGAGGGAGTCGTACGAGTGGGCTGAGCGGAAGGTGGTGCACCTTCCGCGCGTGCAGCAGTGGCAGGCCGCCGTGAGGGACGGCCTGCTCGACGCGGGAGTGGCGCCCTACAACGGCGCCACGTTCGAGCATCTTATTGGGACCAAGGTCGGTGGCTCGATATTCGATGAGGATGGTGTGAGACACACAACTGCGGATTTGTTGGAGTATGCTGATCCAACCAAGATTACTGTTTATTTACACGCCACCGTGCATCGAATCTTATTCAGCACCCCTCCAG GAAGAAAGCCCAAGGCAAATGGAGTTTTCTTCAAAGACTCAAATGGGTATAACCACAGGGTATACTTGAAGAGAGGAGTAGCAAATGAGATCATTCTCTCAGCTGGGGCACTGGGCAGCCCGCAACTTCTGATGTTGAGTGGCATCGGGCCGGGCCCTGAGTTACGAGCCCGGGGAATTAACGTAGTCTTGGAGCAACCATTAGTAGGGCAAGGCATGTCCGACAATCCCACCAATATGTTGCTCATACCTTCCAGTCGTCCCGTCGAGATCTCACTAGTTCAAGTCGTTGGCATTTCCGACGTCGGGAGCTACATCGAAGCTGCCAGTGGATTCATCGAGCTTTCTTCCATCTATGACTTCATTCGAGACAATTTGGACGTCACAAACAAG ACGGTCGAGCCATTCATGATCCCCTCAAACCAAACCATCCAACAAATCCTTCAAGGATCCAAAGCGGAGAATACCAGACTCGCAGTCGTCCTGCAGAAGATCATGGGCCCGTTCTCGACCGGCTACATGGAGCTCGAGAGCAAGGACCCGGACTCGAACCCAAGAGTCACATTCAACTACTTCAAGGATGAAAGGGACGTGACGAGGTGCGTCGGAGGCATGGACATCTTGAGGAAGGTGGTCCGGTCACGGGCCGTCTCGGAATTCCTCTTCCCCTTCACCTCCTTCGAGTCCCTGCAGAGGTTCATGCTGTCACTGCCCATCAATTTGCGCGGGAAACATGTATCTTCTGCCTACTCCATGGAGCAGTATTGTAGGGACACCGTCATGACCCTGTGGCACTACCACGGGGGGTGCCAGGTCGGCCGCGTGGTCGACTCCGATTACCGTGTCGTTGGGGTCGACTCGTTGCGTGTGGTCGATGGCTCAACGTTTTATTATTCGCCGGGGACGAACCCTCAGGCTACGGTTATGATGCTCGGAAG GTATATGGGACAGATTATTCTGCAGGACAGGAATAATAAGACgatttga
- the LOC121778477 gene encoding protein HOTHEAD-like, protein MAASGKFIPNVVAFCFGIFFLFISSSAEKAPYTSFAKNATSAPPVSHYDYIIIGGGTAGCPLAATLSASSTVLLLERGGLPYDNPNVVHATGFFNSLTDSSPSSAAQSFVSTDGVLNHRARVLGGGSAINAGFYTRASRAYVARAGWEPGLVRASYEWVERKVAFRPRLCPWQAAVREVLLDAGVRPDNGFTLEHLYGTKTGATIFDDDGIRHTAADLLEFANPTNITVFMHATVHQILFTTTGNKSKAYGAMFIDSKGNKHMAYLKNGTKNEIILSAGALGSPQLLMLSGIGPGHKLKAQGIKVVLDQPMVGQGMSDNPTNGIFIPSRMSVEPSLVQVVGITQFDFYIEALNTQVDLLNRLTTSANQTSGKEHVVVAGKVAGPFSVGYLEIKSRDPNDNPSVTFNYFNDSRDLSKCVKGMNLLKRVVESPAILRFRYPNSTVQSLLNYTLSTRINLRTKHNSSLYNMEQYCKDTVMTIWHFHGGCQVDRVVDRDYRVLGVDALRVIDGSTFYYSPGTNPQATLMMLGRYMGQRILTERETAT, encoded by the exons ATGGCTGCTTCTGGAAAATTTATTCCCAATGTTGTTGCATTTTGCTTTGGGATTTTCTTCTTGTTCATTTCTTCCTCTGCGGAGAAAG CTCCATACACTTCCTTCGCCAAAAATGCCACATCAGCTCCGCCGGTCAGCCACTACGACTACATAATCATCGGCGGCGGAACCGCCGGCTGCCCACTCGCCGCGACGCTCTCCGCCTCCTCAACCGTCCTCCTCCTCGAGCGGGGCGGCCTCCCGTACGACAATCCCAACGTCGTCCACGCCACCGGCTTCTTCAACTCGCTCACCGACTCCTCCCCTTCCTCCGCCGCGCAGTCCTTCGTCTCCACCGACGGCGTCCTCAACCACCGCGCCCGCGTGCTTGGCGGCGGCTCTGCCATCAACGCCGGCTTCTACACGCGCGCCAGCCGCGCTTACGTGGCCCGGGCCGGTTGGGAGCCGGGGCTCGTGAGGGCGTCCTACGAGTGGGTGGAGAGGAAGGTGGCATTCCGGCCGCGGCTGTGTCCATGGCAGGCCGCGGTGAGGGAGGTCCTGCTGGACGCCGGCGTGCGGCCGGATAACGGATTCACGTTGGAGCATCTTTACGGGACCAAAACCGGGGCCACGATCTTCGATGACGACGGGATTAGACATACTGCTGCTGATTTGTTGGAGTTTGCTAATCCAACAAACATTACTGTGTTTATGCATGCAACTGTGCACCAGATCCTCTTCACAACCACAG GTAATAAAAGCAAGGCATATGGAGCTATGTTTATAGACTCAAAAGGCAACAAACACATGGCATACTTAAAAAATGGAACCAAAAATGAGATCATTTTATCAGCTGGTGCATTGGGCAGCCCACAGCTTCTAATGCTCAGCGGTATTGGGCCGGGCCATAAACTCAAGGCCCAAGGAATAAAAGTAGTGCTGGACCAGCCAATGGTGGGCCAGGGCATGTCCGATAATCCAACAAATGGCATATTCATACCTTCTAGAATGTCCGTGGAACCTTCCCTCGTTCAAGTTGTTGGCATAACTCAATTTGATTTCTACATTGAAGCACTCAACACCCAAGTTGACCTCTTAAATCGcctcacaacttctgcaaatCAA ACCTCGGGCAAGGAGCACGTGGTGGTCGCGGGAAAGGTGGCGGGACCCTTCTCAGTAGGGTATTTGGAGATTAAAAGTCGAGATCCCAACGACAACCCGAGTGTGACATTCAACTACTTCAATGACTCAAGGGACTTGAGCAAGTGCGTCAAAGGCATGAATCTCCTCAAAAGAGTTGTTGAATCACCGGCGATCTTAAGATTCCGGTACCCCAACAGCACAGTACAGTCCTTGCTCAACTATACGTTGTCGACTCGCATCAACCTCAGGACAAAGCACAATTCATCACTTTATAACATGGAACAGTATTGTAAAGACACAGTGATGACAATATGGCATTTTCACGGAGGTTGCCAAGTGGACCGGGTCGTTGATCGTGACTACCGGGTCCTTGGTGTGGATGCACTGCGCGTCATTGATGGCTCCACCTTTTACTACTCACCTGGAACTAACCCTCAGGCCACTCTCATGATGCTTGGCAG GTATATGGGACAGAGAATCCTCACAGAGAGGGAAACAGCCACATAG